One window of Myxococcus virescens genomic DNA carries:
- a CDS encoding patatin-like phospholipase family protein, with protein MSHFPSLDDRRRQRLYALKRAPGLRHHGNTALLQLLGKGQDVSWARGEVLCREGEPPEGFALLLEGELEVMRGDALLMTLQPGTPLGLEALSSGSNAFTIRATTDSEGLFFPKDAVASLLHAPTGVQERPHPPAEVIAFESDVRGAPLSTLIELVAKVIHRDFGDRVLLLRSAPGGNDAPVTKGADGVLRATLPPAEAGGPGLLTLAVLQRLTAEHGLHYVLLDGCGVVDVGMLGKTARLVTTLDARQTSAPRVLPTVVVGPRRASRASALSGQSLHPQWLPPCPLRLSLDRMARVLVDDRPLDATVLSPAERDALSRWARALTHRRVGLALSGGGVWGFYHVHILRWLVSQGVPIDIVSGASMGSLVGAYFCGSALDGHDGLDGLRRLEERAMNRQLTLAATAAIVTTYSLERFVEQDLGRLCLEELAIRFLPVTTDLTSGDCVALEQGPVALGVRASGSAPGIWGPTVVPPARYVDGAFTSMVPAHVLLNAGADVIFSSNIFPFGVRHASPRRQSGLGRFLAGLNPVARALDLAASGVLLLHRSGDVESLLADVRYDIQSAEAPLLTAMEFTKARDILGRAAADASLAKRLEEMKQHWLQVKARGVRAHAHPGGQQAA; from the coding sequence ATGTCTCACTTCCCGTCACTCGATGACCGGCGGCGCCAGCGGCTGTATGCGCTCAAACGTGCGCCCGGGCTCCGGCACCATGGCAACACCGCGCTGCTCCAACTGCTGGGCAAGGGGCAGGACGTGTCCTGGGCTCGCGGCGAGGTGCTGTGCCGGGAAGGCGAGCCTCCCGAGGGCTTCGCCCTCCTCCTGGAGGGCGAGTTGGAGGTCATGCGTGGTGACGCGCTCCTGATGACGCTCCAGCCCGGCACGCCCCTGGGACTGGAGGCGCTGTCGAGCGGCAGCAATGCCTTCACCATCCGCGCGACGACGGACTCCGAGGGTCTCTTCTTTCCAAAGGACGCTGTCGCGAGCCTGCTGCACGCGCCCACCGGCGTGCAGGAGCGGCCCCATCCGCCAGCGGAGGTCATCGCCTTCGAGAGCGACGTGCGCGGCGCGCCCCTGTCCACCCTCATCGAGTTGGTGGCGAAGGTCATCCACCGTGACTTCGGCGACCGCGTGCTGCTGCTCCGGAGCGCACCGGGCGGGAATGACGCGCCCGTCACGAAGGGGGCGGATGGCGTCCTGCGCGCCACGCTGCCTCCCGCCGAAGCGGGCGGTCCCGGCCTGCTGACCCTAGCGGTGCTCCAGCGGCTCACGGCCGAGCACGGCCTCCACTACGTCCTGCTCGACGGCTGCGGCGTGGTGGACGTCGGGATGCTGGGCAAGACAGCGCGGCTGGTGACGACGCTGGACGCGCGGCAGACGTCGGCCCCTCGCGTGCTCCCCACCGTGGTGGTGGGTCCTCGCCGTGCGTCACGCGCATCAGCGCTGAGTGGCCAGTCCCTGCATCCCCAGTGGCTGCCGCCCTGCCCCTTACGGTTGAGCCTGGACAGGATGGCGCGGGTGCTCGTGGATGACCGTCCGCTGGACGCCACGGTGCTGAGCCCCGCCGAGCGGGACGCACTCTCCCGCTGGGCCCGGGCCCTCACCCACCGGCGCGTGGGCCTGGCGCTCAGTGGCGGTGGGGTGTGGGGCTTCTACCACGTCCACATCCTGCGCTGGCTGGTGAGCCAGGGCGTGCCCATCGACATCGTCAGCGGCGCCAGCATGGGCTCGCTGGTGGGCGCGTACTTCTGCGGCAGCGCGCTGGATGGGCACGACGGACTGGATGGACTGCGACGGCTGGAGGAGCGGGCCATGAACCGGCAGCTCACCCTGGCCGCCACGGCCGCCATCGTGACCACGTATTCGCTGGAGCGCTTCGTGGAGCAGGACCTGGGCCGGCTCTGTCTGGAGGAGCTGGCCATCCGCTTCCTGCCTGTCACGACGGACCTGACGAGCGGAGACTGCGTGGCGCTGGAGCAGGGGCCGGTGGCCCTGGGAGTGCGCGCCAGCGGCTCGGCGCCGGGTATCTGGGGCCCCACGGTGGTGCCTCCCGCGCGGTACGTGGACGGCGCCTTCACCAGCATGGTGCCCGCGCACGTGCTGTTGAACGCGGGCGCGGACGTCATCTTCTCCAGCAACATCTTCCCCTTCGGCGTCCGGCACGCGTCCCCCCGGCGGCAGTCCGGCCTGGGGCGCTTCCTGGCGGGGCTCAATCCGGTGGCCCGCGCGCTGGACCTGGCGGCCAGCGGCGTGCTGCTATTGCACCGCAGTGGTGACGTGGAGAGCCTGCTCGCGGACGTCCGCTACGACATCCAATCCGCGGAGGCACCGCTGCTGACCGCCATGGAGTTCACCAAGGCCCGGGACATCCTCGGACGGGCGGCGGCGGATGCATCGCTCGCGAAGCGGCTGGAGGAGATGAAGCAGCACTGGCTCCAGGTCAAAGCCCGGGGTGTCCGTGCCCACGCGCATCCAGGAGGACAGCAAGCCGCATGA
- a CDS encoding 3-oxoacyl-ACP synthase III family protein: MIPVRILGTASVLPGPAVTTAELCARVGRDAAEVTRKTGILTRHFAPPGTKAADVAAQALRGALDAAGLEARALRRILCVTSMGGDVTTPATANRVAAALGLSGSCDAMDLSNACMGFLSAFDLAARSVATGLGPVGIVSVELLSRTTTPEEPRPYLVLGDAAAAAVMGTGRSGEGVLGVALGNDGTLPTDVVLENPTATGKLEQMRFLTPSQEMTRVALDALVRAARAALDEAGVALRDVEWVLTHQPNGSMLEAILQALEVSPERSVRVVDTVGSVGSASLGTSLDRLLRTRPVKPGHRILLVGVGAGVAHGAVLYQVGG, from the coding sequence ATGATTCCCGTTCGCATCCTGGGCACCGCCAGTGTCCTTCCCGGCCCCGCCGTGACGACCGCGGAGCTGTGCGCGCGCGTGGGACGTGACGCGGCGGAGGTGACACGGAAGACAGGCATCCTCACCCGCCACTTCGCGCCACCGGGGACGAAGGCGGCGGACGTGGCGGCGCAGGCGCTGCGGGGCGCGCTGGACGCGGCGGGACTGGAGGCCCGGGCCCTGCGCCGAATCCTCTGCGTCACCTCCATGGGCGGCGACGTCACCACGCCCGCCACCGCCAACCGCGTGGCAGCGGCGCTGGGCCTGTCGGGGAGCTGCGACGCGATGGACCTGAGCAACGCCTGCATGGGATTCCTGAGCGCCTTCGACCTGGCGGCGCGCTCGGTGGCCACCGGGCTGGGACCGGTGGGCATCGTGTCGGTGGAGCTGCTGTCGCGCACCACCACGCCCGAGGAGCCCCGCCCCTACCTGGTGCTGGGCGACGCCGCCGCGGCCGCAGTGATGGGCACGGGCCGTTCGGGAGAAGGCGTCCTGGGCGTGGCCCTGGGCAATGACGGCACGCTGCCCACGGACGTGGTGCTGGAGAACCCGACGGCCACCGGCAAGCTGGAGCAGATGCGCTTCCTGACGCCCAGCCAGGAGATGACCCGCGTCGCGTTGGACGCGCTGGTGCGGGCGGCGCGCGCGGCGTTGGACGAGGCGGGCGTGGCCCTGCGGGACGTCGAGTGGGTACTCACGCACCAGCCGAATGGAAGCATGCTGGAGGCCATCCTCCAGGCGCTGGAGGTGTCACCGGAACGGAGCGTGCGCGTGGTGGACACGGTGGGCAGCGTGGGCTCGGCCTCGCTGGGCACCAGTCTGGACCGGCTGCTGCGCACGCGTCCGGTGAAGCCAGGGCACCGCATCCTCCTGGTGGGCGTGGGCGCGGGCGTGGCTCACGGCGCGGTGCTGTACCAGGTGGGCGGATGA
- a CDS encoding lysophospholipid acyltransferase family protein gives MKQAGGWPLRAWLTTFRLLRRYHRYEVVNLEPLLRPGAKLIVGYHGRPLAVDLCMLTVTLHERLGYLPHGVAHGAFDSIPGMRAVADGLGFVTGDDPRLAEAVARGEHVLLQPGGTREGCRGFRHRYRVDWGERMGYLRLAVRYRLPIVPVGGSGMDDAYVGLNDGYALGRRVGMPARLPLWLGVGATGLWPLSLPFPVKMTQWVGEPLTRHLEPGFDAGDRDAMRAVHQDVADAVQGLLDRARGVDKGSTRKAVQ, from the coding sequence ATGAAACAGGCGGGCGGTTGGCCCCTGAGGGCCTGGCTGACCACGTTCCGGCTGCTGCGCCGGTATCACCGCTACGAGGTGGTGAACCTGGAGCCGCTGCTCCGTCCCGGCGCGAAGCTCATCGTCGGTTACCACGGGCGCCCCCTGGCCGTGGACCTGTGCATGCTGACGGTGACGCTCCACGAACGCCTGGGCTATCTGCCGCACGGCGTGGCGCACGGCGCGTTCGATTCGATTCCGGGCATGCGCGCGGTGGCGGACGGGCTGGGCTTCGTCACGGGGGATGACCCGCGGCTGGCGGAGGCGGTGGCACGCGGCGAGCATGTGTTGTTGCAGCCAGGAGGCACGCGCGAGGGCTGCCGTGGCTTCCGCCACCGCTACCGCGTCGACTGGGGTGAGCGCATGGGCTACCTGCGCCTGGCGGTGCGCTACCGGCTGCCGATTGTCCCCGTGGGCGGCAGCGGCATGGACGACGCGTACGTGGGCCTCAACGACGGGTACGCGCTGGGCCGGCGCGTGGGCATGCCCGCGCGGCTGCCGCTGTGGCTGGGCGTGGGTGCCACGGGCCTGTGGCCCTTGTCGCTTCCCTTCCCCGTGAAGATGACGCAGTGGGTGGGCGAGCCGCTGACGCGCCACCTGGAGCCAGGCTTCGACGCGGGCGACCGGGACGCGATGCGCGCGGTGCACCAGGACGTGGCGGATGCGGTGCAGGGGCTGCTCGACAGGGCTCGCGGCGTGGACAAGGGCAGCACCCGGAAGGCGGTGCAATGA
- a CDS encoding SDR family NAD(P)-dependent oxidoreductase yields MSEGEGSEAREWALILGASSGTGAAIAEAVTRKPGLNVFGVHRGRYADGATQLEQRIRDAGGRSVLWQADASSPEAAEAGVAALREVAGPRSVKLFVHSIAGASVGRFLSEGEDRLHARRIRRTFDTMAHSFVFWVQALVNEDMLAPEARLLGLQNPLDETHLGNTGLISASKAALEMYVRYLAMELGPRGHRVNLLKFGTVMTPALKHVYSPEALARLEAAHAKMNPAGRMGTVEDVARFVTVLAGEEAGWFNGATIDFTGGMTLRLLDLVLNP; encoded by the coding sequence ATGAGCGAAGGTGAAGGTTCCGAGGCGCGGGAGTGGGCGCTCATCCTGGGAGCTTCGTCTGGCACGGGCGCGGCCATCGCGGAGGCGGTGACTCGGAAGCCCGGGCTGAATGTCTTCGGTGTCCACCGGGGCCGGTACGCGGACGGCGCCACGCAGTTGGAGCAGCGGATTCGGGACGCCGGTGGACGCAGTGTGCTGTGGCAGGCGGATGCGTCTTCACCGGAGGCCGCGGAGGCGGGCGTGGCGGCGCTGCGGGAGGTCGCCGGGCCTCGGAGCGTGAAGCTCTTCGTGCATTCGATTGCGGGGGCCTCGGTGGGGCGGTTCCTGTCCGAGGGCGAGGACCGGCTGCACGCGCGGCGCATCCGCAGGACCTTCGACACGATGGCGCACTCGTTCGTCTTCTGGGTGCAGGCCCTGGTGAATGAAGACATGTTGGCGCCGGAGGCACGGCTCCTCGGTCTGCAGAACCCGCTGGATGAAACGCACCTGGGGAACACAGGGCTCATCAGCGCGTCGAAGGCGGCGCTGGAGATGTACGTGCGCTACCTGGCCATGGAGCTGGGACCGCGAGGACACCGCGTCAACCTGCTGAAGTTCGGCACGGTGATGACGCCCGCGCTGAAGCACGTGTACTCACCCGAAGCCCTGGCGCGCCTGGAGGCGGCCCACGCGAAGATGAATCCCGCGGGACGCATGGGCACCGTGGAGGACGTGGCCCGCTTCGTCACGGTGCTCGCCGGCGAGGAGGCGGGCTGGTTCAACGGAGCCACCATCGACTTCACTGGCGGGATGACACTGCGGCTGTTGGACCTGGTGCTGAATCCGTGA
- a CDS encoding TIGR02270 family protein, with protein MTHVMMDVIEEHLGEAGWLWGMRERAVVAPDYDLSDTSELEERLLAHVDGLVEGGPCIAGGMLRPALGEENLELVCVAALALLQTDIAPENVRSLLCEVGPAQRPSVLRALELSTRTGLDDILLPLLHHGAADIQALVLEALVFREEAPFEDLTRYLTHESAQLRRIALRGLSHPTSPTKHHMGRQTLAAALPADPHEADIDVGLTLGDRRAWANCQKRLHDKLAPPGRETMVLAAIGGGDVETAAIVDLLHPPETRAGALWALGFSGRPLAADACLPWLGDSAVAKLAGEAFSNITGLKLEGPYVLPSTQPRQEPVPLEEEDLDADIAPRPEDDLPLPHPEAIASWWHSERHRFTDGVRYLLGHPFQGEVLWTALERGPMRRRHEWARELVIRSGGTLNIPTRALAHRQRAALQQTRSRVANLPTGPFSRLNFD; from the coding sequence ATGACCCACGTCATGATGGACGTCATCGAGGAACACCTCGGCGAGGCGGGCTGGCTGTGGGGCATGAGGGAACGGGCCGTCGTGGCTCCAGACTATGACCTGTCGGACACCTCGGAACTCGAGGAACGGCTCCTGGCCCATGTGGACGGACTCGTCGAAGGAGGCCCCTGCATCGCCGGCGGGATGCTACGCCCCGCCCTGGGGGAAGAAAACCTGGAGTTGGTGTGCGTCGCGGCCCTCGCGCTGCTCCAGACCGATATCGCTCCCGAAAACGTGCGTTCGCTTCTATGCGAAGTGGGCCCGGCGCAGCGCCCCTCGGTGCTGCGAGCGCTGGAGTTGTCGACTCGCACCGGACTGGACGACATCCTCCTTCCCCTGCTTCACCACGGAGCGGCAGACATCCAGGCCCTGGTGCTGGAGGCCTTGGTCTTCCGAGAGGAAGCCCCGTTCGAGGACCTGACTCGATACCTCACACACGAGAGCGCTCAGCTACGGCGAATCGCGCTGCGTGGGCTTTCCCACCCCACCTCCCCCACGAAGCACCACATGGGGCGCCAGACGCTCGCGGCGGCCTTGCCTGCAGACCCGCATGAAGCAGACATCGATGTGGGTCTGACGCTCGGCGACCGTCGTGCGTGGGCGAACTGCCAGAAGCGTCTACACGACAAGCTGGCGCCGCCCGGACGCGAAACGATGGTCCTTGCCGCAATAGGGGGAGGCGATGTGGAGACAGCAGCCATCGTGGACCTCCTTCATCCCCCGGAGACGCGCGCGGGCGCCCTCTGGGCCCTGGGCTTCAGTGGCAGGCCCTTGGCCGCGGATGCCTGCCTCCCCTGGCTGGGCGACAGCGCGGTGGCGAAGCTTGCGGGCGAAGCCTTCAGCAACATCACGGGCTTGAAGTTGGAGGGTCCCTACGTACTCCCTTCCACACAGCCTCGGCAGGAGCCCGTGCCACTGGAAGAGGAGGACCTGGATGCGGATATCGCGCCCAGGCCCGAAGACGACCTCCCCCTGCCTCATCCAGAGGCCATCGCATCCTGGTGGCACTCGGAGCGCCATCGGTTCACGGATGGGGTTCGTTACCTTCTGGGCCACCCATTCCAGGGAGAGGTGCTTTGGACTGCACTGGAGAGAGGGCCCATGCGCCGACGACACGAGTGGGCGCGAGAACTCGTCATCCGAAGCGGTGGAACCCTGAACATTCCGACTCGCGCACTGGCTCACCGGCAGCGAGCCGCACTACAGCAGACCCGAAGCCGAGTGGCGAACCTCCCAACCGGCCCCTTCTCCCGGCTCAACTTCGATTGA
- a CDS encoding DUF2169 family type VI secretion system accessory protein, translating to MFETRNETPFASAMFLFPDEQGIETVYAVLKATFEIHSHALSVAELQRPVTLMDEYWTEPGTSSLRYPGEAHVSKPGTDVLLVGDAHAPRGRPTGACLVRMKVGPIHKDIHVFGNRTWRGGLLSPGPTPPEPFTLMPLTWERAFGGTHDLGNGRILAEPRNPVGQSFRGKRSGREMLGRALPNIEDPRAPIGSISDAPAPVGIAPIAPAWEPRRSRAGTYDEVWQTQRAPHLPQDFNPEFLCTAPSGQWVQPGLKGGEPVELHNLSPRGPQRFALPTCKVEVEVRIDGHPRRPRMHLETVLLSPGEQKLCLTWRGAVNCDKQALRVERIRFSLQSMTNVQG from the coding sequence TTGTTCGAAACGCGCAACGAGACGCCCTTCGCCTCCGCCATGTTCCTCTTCCCGGACGAGCAAGGCATCGAGACCGTCTATGCCGTATTGAAGGCCACCTTCGAAATTCACTCCCACGCGCTCTCCGTGGCCGAACTGCAGCGTCCCGTCACCTTGATGGACGAATACTGGACCGAGCCCGGAACGTCGAGCCTGCGGTATCCCGGCGAAGCACATGTGTCGAAACCAGGCACTGACGTGCTGCTCGTCGGGGATGCCCATGCTCCTCGAGGACGCCCGACTGGCGCCTGCCTTGTCCGAATGAAGGTCGGTCCCATTCACAAAGACATCCACGTTTTCGGCAACCGGACGTGGAGAGGGGGTCTTTTGTCGCCGGGCCCCACACCTCCCGAACCCTTCACCCTCATGCCGTTGACCTGGGAAAGAGCCTTCGGAGGAACGCATGACCTGGGAAATGGTCGAATCCTGGCCGAGCCACGCAATCCCGTGGGACAGAGCTTTCGAGGCAAGCGCAGCGGCCGGGAAATGCTCGGACGAGCGCTACCCAATATCGAAGACCCACGAGCGCCAATCGGGTCCATCTCCGACGCTCCAGCTCCCGTGGGCATTGCGCCCATCGCTCCCGCCTGGGAGCCTCGTAGGAGCCGTGCTGGCACCTACGACGAGGTCTGGCAGACGCAGAGGGCCCCTCACCTTCCACAGGACTTCAACCCTGAGTTTCTTTGCACGGCCCCCTCGGGCCAATGGGTCCAACCAGGACTGAAGGGAGGTGAGCCCGTGGAGCTTCACAATCTATCCCCCCGGGGCCCGCAGCGCTTCGCACTGCCAACGTGCAAGGTCGAGGTCGAAGTACGCATTGATGGACATCCCAGGCGGCCACGCATGCACCTGGAAACAGTCCTCCTGTCCCCCGGGGAGCAAAAGCTCTGTCTCACCTGGCGTGGCGCCGTGAACTGCGACAAGCAAGCATTGAGGGTGGAGCGTATCCGCTTCTCTCTTCAGTCGATGACGAACGTCCAGGGATGA
- a CDS encoding DUF4150 domain-containing protein, which translates to MGTIPFANGRGIATEDSGGQSIVFPDVCKTPSPGGPVPIPYPNIGKSSDASKGPKKVTVNGKMPMVKGAQYKQTAGDEAGTAGGGVMSGSTRGVAEFMLYSFDVKFEGRNVCRLGDPLFHNKKNTMG; encoded by the coding sequence ATGGGAACAATCCCTTTTGCCAATGGACGAGGCATTGCCACCGAAGATAGCGGGGGGCAGAGCATCGTCTTCCCCGATGTCTGCAAGACGCCCAGTCCTGGTGGGCCTGTCCCCATCCCCTATCCCAACATCGGCAAGTCCTCGGACGCCTCGAAAGGTCCCAAGAAGGTCACGGTGAATGGGAAGATGCCCATGGTGAAAGGGGCGCAGTACAAGCAAACCGCTGGAGATGAAGCCGGGACAGCGGGCGGCGGAGTCATGAGCGGCTCCACCCGAGGTGTCGCGGAATTCATGCTCTATTCATTCGACGTGAAGTTCGAGGGCAGGAACGTGTGCCGCCTGGGCGACCCGCTCTTCCACAACAAGAAGAACACCATGGGCTGA
- a CDS encoding class I SAM-dependent methyltransferase, whose translation MNGVRVGDVTLLACPACGGALVFHGLEAEGCIRDGWLRCGGCGEAWSVARGMARLYREDAVRGTDRLMRVIYDGLPVLHDPLTTLLTPLFQSVSEARMRAGYMRRVALGSLTSHEDGSPVRVLEVGVGSGANLPLLRDGLPPGLDVDVWGVDLSDGMLRHCKRRLRSGGHAGVRLMMADAHALPFPDASFDRVFHVGGIGGYRAPERALAEMARVAKRGTPLVVVDEQMDPAFRPSLFQRAAFRAMTFYSWDPHCPRELLPPGAFDVTEEQVAPFYYCLSFRMPEAEAQV comes from the coding sequence ATGAACGGTGTGCGCGTCGGGGACGTGACGTTGCTGGCATGTCCTGCTTGTGGTGGGGCGCTGGTGTTTCACGGGCTCGAGGCGGAGGGCTGCATCCGCGACGGGTGGTTGCGCTGCGGTGGCTGCGGCGAGGCGTGGAGCGTGGCGCGCGGCATGGCGCGGCTGTATCGCGAGGACGCGGTGCGCGGTACGGACCGGCTGATGCGCGTCATCTACGACGGGCTGCCGGTGTTGCATGACCCGCTGACGACGCTGCTGACACCGCTGTTTCAATCGGTCTCCGAAGCGCGGATGCGCGCGGGGTACATGCGCCGTGTGGCGCTCGGCTCGCTGACGTCGCACGAGGACGGAAGCCCGGTGCGGGTGCTGGAGGTGGGCGTGGGCTCGGGGGCGAACCTGCCGCTCCTGCGTGACGGCTTGCCGCCGGGGCTCGACGTGGACGTGTGGGGCGTGGACCTGAGCGATGGCATGCTCAGGCACTGCAAGCGGCGGCTGCGGTCTGGAGGTCATGCGGGCGTGCGGCTGATGATGGCGGATGCGCACGCGCTGCCGTTCCCGGATGCGTCGTTCGACCGGGTGTTTCACGTGGGAGGCATTGGCGGCTACCGGGCACCCGAGCGGGCCCTGGCGGAGATGGCGCGCGTGGCGAAGCGGGGCACGCCGCTGGTGGTCGTGGACGAGCAGATGGACCCGGCCTTCCGGCCCTCGCTGTTCCAGCGCGCCGCGTTCCGCGCGATGACGTTCTACTCGTGGGATCCACACTGCCCCCGGGAACTGCTGCCTCCCGGCGCGTTCGACGTCACCGAGGAGCAGGTGGCCCCGTTTTATTACTGCCTGTCGTTCCGGATGCCGGAGGCGGAGGCGCAGGTCTGA